The following nucleotide sequence is from Drosophila takahashii strain IR98-3 E-12201 chromosome 3L, DtakHiC1v2, whole genome shotgun sequence.
CGGGACTTAAGTCCGCCCGAGGAGCCTGTCTTAAATGAGGAAACCAAGCAGGCAGAACCCAAAACCAACGAGGAGCAGGAAATAAACGATCAAACGCAGAATCATGTGAGCAAACTGATGGCCGAGGCGGTGATGGATGTTAAAAGTTCGCCACCCAAGGCTGTTAAAACTCCGGGAAGCCGAGAGGAAGGCATCGAGATCTTTTACTTTCCAGATGAACCCAAGGAGAAGAGGAAAGCCACGCCTGTCAAGCTACAAAGTAAATCTTTGATGGTTGAAAGCCCTTCGGTAATTGGTGATATCCTAGACTTTGAATCGAATGTGATACTGCAGTCTTACTATCAACAAAGTCAAATTGAACCGCAAACCTCACTTAACTCCCAGGTGCAGCAGGAACTGGGTTCATTAGGAGGAGTTGCCATGGAGGAGCGCGACTTTGACATTATCCGCGACGAGGAGATTTCGCGCATGGACAAGTTTGGCATCAAGCAGATCTACATCTCCGACGATCCCCTGCAGATTGTCGACAATCACTTTGAGCTGCCGCACGAGAAGGTGGATCTGCTGAGGCCCCCAGCTAATTTTCCCCTCGCCGAGAGCAGTTACACCCTCTGCGAGATGACCTTTACTTGGCATCTCTACGGGGGCAGAGATTTCCCTGAGGAACCTTTGAAGAAATCGGGATCTTCCGCCGCCTCCAGCGGTTTTGGCATGTCGGATACGTACAAATATGGAGTGTCGCAGCCGCAGGAGCAAAAGAAAAGCCTGGCCAAGCAGCCCAGGGGTTCCAAACGTAACCTAGAGGTTCTGGTTGAGATGCAGCTCTCCAAGATTCGTTTCTCCTACGAAATTTACCCGCTGACCTCCATGTACTCCTCGCGCCAGGTGCTCCTCGTCGCGGAGATCGAAATCAGGGATCGCCTGCGCTCCTCGGACATTAATAAGTTTTTGTACCACCCAACGGGCAGTAGTTTCTCCCACAAACCGGATGAGAACATGGTGATTGTGAAGGCTTTGAATGTGCGGCCCAATCCGCAGAAGAGCTCAGCGGAGGAGTGCTCTTTGAGGGTCTCCATACTGCCCATAAAGCTGAATATCGATCAGGATACGTTGCTTTTCCTAGAGGACTTCTTTTCGGGCATGTTCAGAAATTCCAGCAGTGCTACTAGTGGTAGCAAACCGGAGGGCAGTGGCTCCTCCTCCGCTGAAATGCCTGTGATGTCGGTTAACAAACTtccagaggaggaggaggatcatCTAGCCGATTCAGAGGTCAAGGAGATGGTGGAGCGCAATCTTAACGTGCTAATCGAGGAAATCGAACTGGAGGAGGATCCGGTTACAGCGCCGCCCGTCTTCTTCCGCGAGGTCATCTTCAGTCCGGCGCTGCCCATTTGCTTCGACTATCATGGCCGGCGGATTGAGCTCTCGCGTGGACCAGTAACTGGCTTAATTATGGGCCTGGCTCAGCTTCAAGGATCGGGAATAAATCTAAGAGAAATTGTCAATCGTCGCGGCATCCTTGGATGGAGCAAGCTCTGCGAGTTTCTGGCCAAGGAGTGGCTGAAGGACATCAAGCGGAATCAGTTGCCCAATATCCTGAGCGGCATTGGACCCACGAATGCAGTGCTGCAACTTTTCCAGGGCGTCTACGATTTGTTCCGCCTGCCCATTGAGCAGTACAACAAGGATGGAAGGATAATCCGCGGATTCCAGCTGGGAGCACAGAGTTTTACGGCACGAACGGCACTGGCTGCGCTGGAGATTACGTCCAGGATCATTCACCTGCTGCAGTTTACGGCGGAGACCACTTTCGATATGCTGTCCGCTGGTCCGTCGATGAAGAAGCGAAAGGGTGGAAGGCAGGGAAAGCAGAGGAGACGACGACAGGGGCGTCCCAAGGATCTGCGCGAGGGCGTGGCCAACGCCTATACGATTGTAAGGGAAGGGATCAACGAATCGGCCAACACACTCATCGAAGCGGCCATCACGGAGCACGACCAGAAGGGCTACAGTGGAGCAGTGGGCGCGGTGGTGCGTCAGATACCCCAACTGGTCGTCTGTCCCGCTGTGCTGGCCACCCAGGCAACCACGAATATCCTCGGCGGCGCCAAGAGCTCGCTGGTGCCGGAGGCAAAGCTGGAGGCGCGCGACAAGTGGAAGCAGGAGATCCACTAGAGGATAACCAATATCGATTAGGTTTACGGTAGCTTTAGTTCACGGGGCTTACGAGCGCGTAACATAATGTTTTCTATTGTTCTTTTTGCTAATAACAAAACAATGTACATAAGTAAGGAGCACTGGAGGCACAAGGAGACGAGACAGAGACGAGGGATTCGGAATTCGGAACTCGGAATCCCGAACGGTGATTCCGCATTGGGTGTGATTCAACTTATCCTTTTTAGCCATATTTTACAAGTACatcaaagttatattttttattattttacctGAATAAAAGTGTATATAAAAGAAAGATCGtctcttttttatattatatatttatatataatatatatatttttttaatataatcttTAATCTAAATCACGTAGAGTATCTAAAGTTTTGTTTCCATGTCGCTAAGTatcagaaattaaaaaaaaatgcttcGAATTACTTccaacattattattataatcgcATGGATCGCGTCTAAAGGAAAATTGGTGTACAGGGATTTACTTAACATTAAGAGGATTGCCATTAGAGCCcttaatgaattttaatttcgaacaatttaaaaccacAGGGACTTAGACAACGTTATTATACTCGCAAAATTCCAAGTTTATTTTCCCATGCGAGTgctaaaaagtaacaagtttTTTGGGCTAAGCTTTAAAAGCAGCAAtcttgttttttcgaaatCAGTCGAGCTAACATCTCCGTGttgaaagtttttgttttaaaatgtctCTGTATATtaagtatttcattttaatattaataattgtgaaGAATTCAACATCTGATATTCCAAACTGTGACTATTTCGATACCGTTGATATTTCGGATGCGAAAAGAATCGACGACACTTATCTATATAATGGCATCGCAATTAGCGCAAATCGAACGGCGGAGTATAGTCATAGGGAGTTTTTAGGCGGAAGAATTAAGCCGGTGGAAACCCATTTAAGAGCCTGTGTTTGTGAACTCAAGACCTGTGTCCGAATCTGCTGTTCCCGCAAAAATATGTTAGCAACCGGAAAATGTATCGATGGCCTTAATGAGGAGATTAGTTTTAGAATGTTAAACATAACTGTATATGAAGCAGGTAATTTGTATCCAAATCTTGAGGAGGTAAGAAAGGCGCCACTGTCCAATTTTACCGAGTTGTTCGTGCTAAGAGAACAGTTCCAACAGTGCGATGAGATGATCAGCCTAAGGGAAGATGAGTACCGGATACTAAAGGTTTTCTATGCGATCTGAATACACAGAATATACATTTCTAATATGAGCTCTTTAGGACGGATACCCAATTATATACAGCATTGGCGAAATCTGGCCCAGAGAATATTACTGTTTCTACCCACAGTTTAATGCGGACTTTTCAAATCCCATTTGGGCGCTCAGACACGTTTGCACGGAAAAAGTGGTGCCAGCGCAAACCGAGAGtaataaaatgcagtaatgaATGACTTCTGTTGTTACCTTAATTTCTCTGTTTCTGCACTTCCAGTCAGGCTGATATCCATAATGTGTTATATCCTAACATTGTTTGTGTATCTTTACGTCGAAGAGCTTCGAAATTTCCTCGGCAAGTGTcttatttctagctttttctGCTTGCTCATGAATGACCTTAGCGTTGTACTGGATGAAGGGAATTTATTGAACCACATTTGTCTATTAGCAGGTTAGGTGTTTACATTTAATTCGGATTGGAATCTTAATAACAGTACAAATTactcaattttgtttttttttctgtcagGTTACACTAGATACTTCTTCAGGATAGCCTCGGAATTCTGGGTCTCTGCTCTCAGCTTTCATTTGTGGCAATTATTGACGAATAGAAGTGATATTTCCTCTTTTGCTACCTACAGTGCCTTTGCTTGGGGCATGGCTTCTATTCCAACAGGATTGATTTATGTAATGAATCTAGTTTGGGCGGAGGATCTCAATAATTGGAACTGGTTGCCCTTAGTTGGGCATTCTACATGTGGGCTGGAAGGTcagtattaaaatttttaaaggaaactaACCTCGGCAAGTCAAAGTATACTTACCTTGGCAGATCACTtctattaaattcaaattgaagtccaaattctgaaatattacaaaaattatattctgAAGACTAGAAGATACATTGTCGAAAAGCACCAAAGCTATgtgtgtttgaaatttttattccgattcataaaaaaaactattttaggaAATGATAGCTGCAAAACAgagtcggaaatgtctccttaactgcgttgcaaacttctggctgaaatctttaaagggtagaaaatatttatctaaGCTTCTACCATATATTTCCATTGGTCCACAGCTTTTGGTCCCTTTTTTTGGATATACTTACAAGGACCAGTAATGACTATAGCCATTTTTAGTATGGTCATGTTTATTCGAACGGTCATTCACGTTTGGAAAGTTAAAAGCGAACTAAATAAGTTTAAGCGAGATGAAGAGAGGACAATACAATGCTTCAATTTTGACACTAAAACGtaagaagaaatccttttaagaattttttttgctgtgtaataaaagttttaaacttcATTTTTAGCTATCTAATGTTTTTGCGACTCTCCGTTATAATGGGAGCAATTTGGATGCTGGATTTCATGGCTTTTTTGGGCGGCAACGGTTTTTTTGAGTCTATCCAATTTATTCCCATGTACATAACTCGCAGTTTTGGAATAATCGTTTTTGTGCTGCTTATCCTGAAGCCCAGCACCCTAAAACTGCTCATGGAAAGGTAAGTGCTCTGTAAATAAGGCAGATATTCGAATAACAAGTTCCTTGTTTCTGCAGAATTCGGGGAAAACGGAAGAAGGTGCGGCCATACGCTGAAAGAACCACAAACAAACAGCGTAAATAAAGGATTGTTGATGTTATTTAAGTCTTTAATACAGATGAGATAAAtaatttcacaaaataaatatttaaattctatGTTTATAACGGtcgatttttttcaaaccgttATTTTTTAACGGGATTTCTACAAAACATTCACCTGTGAATGGCATTTCCCTGCGAACAGCTGATCACGTTTACTGTTCGGGGCGAATGGCAGTTTGAGGCGCATGGTTTACGTAAAAGCCGCATAAATTGCttgatttttcaataaaaaaatatatttctaaatacaaattaGAGTAGAAAACCATGTCGGCCAGTTTGACTCGCTTGTGGGAGCGCCTGCCACTCAAAAAGCAGGCGGCGCAGAGCAGTATCCGTGTTTTTTCCaaccaggagcagcagcagcagccagaaGTCGACGACGATGAAGGTAAACAAAGGGGTTTTTCTACGGAAAATATAGTAATTAATGGATATGTTTAACAGAATTCCGAGTGCTCAGTCTGCGGACGGTGAAGCAGCAGTTCCAGCGGCGCCAGCAGGTGCGCAGGGATCCCATCACGCCGCCGCGCACCGGACGCATGGCGGTGGATCAGGATTGGACGGCCGTTTGGCCAGGACCGCGCTCCTTCCATCCGGCCAGTGTCCCCCTGCCACTTCGCCAGGGATTCACGGAACGCGGAGCGGCGGCCCCATCGAAATTCGCCAACGCGGAGCTGATGAAAATACCCAACTTTCTGCATTTGACACCGCCGGCCATTCGTCAGCAATGCGAAGCCATCAAGAAATTCTGCACGCCGTGGCCCAAAGGACTGGAAACGGAGGCCAAGTGGCAGCGTCACTTCCCCGTCGAGGTCACCACCACGGACTTTTGTCACAGTTTGCCCACCATCAGGAATCCGGAGGCCCGGAAGGTCACCATCAAGCTAAAACTCTCGGATCTTAAGTTCGATTCGCATGCCAGGGACAAGTTCCTGCGTCTCGTGGGCGATCGTTATAACAAGGAGACGGACATCCTCACCTTTGTCACGGATCGGTGTCCGCAAAAGAAGCAAAACTACGATTATGCTCTGTATTTACTCACCGCTTGCTATCACGAATCCTTTGTCACCGAACCCTGGGAGGCCAGCAAATCGGAGGCCGACATGGAGGTCTATCTGTTCGACAGCAACCAGTCGAAGCTCTCCGCCGAGGGAATCCTCAACTGGAACGCCAAGGAGGGAGCGCCCAAGGTGGCTCCGAGTAAATCGTATGCCGATTGTGTGGAGCAACTGATTAACGAGGGCGAGAACGAGTATAACCTGGGCAAATACAAGGAGGAGGTCAAGAAATTGCTGAACATTGCTTAGAGAACTGttgttttaactttaaactttaataaaaaggAAAGTTATCGATAGAATTATGTGGTTTTTTAAGTGGGTTGCTTGTAAGTCACAAATGTGGTGACTTAtcaagaaaaaagtttttaataattaccaattttcaatattttaaaaggacATTCAAATACTTAATTATGGCaaatttttccaatttaaaaaatcaaatatttagtaaTTAAAAGACAGCAAATACTTACacaggaatttttaaaacacgttTTCAGTGCTTAAAAATGATATTCAAATACTTAATTAGGCacctaaatataaaaaaaattaatgtaaaatttttaaatgattatgacatttttaaattaggtaaattgttagaaatattcaatttctatatttaattttgaaaagacaaatttttttattttttaattgaaccCCCGTTCAACCGGCGCCCCTCTTTCCAGGCGAATGCCCGAACAGCTGTTTTTTGCGGCTGGTGAAGGCGCTGCCGGGCGAACGGCATTAGAACAGCGCCAAGAACagagccaaaaaaaagtccgaaTTTCCGTGGACGTGGAAGCAACCTTTTGTTTTGCTATGCTAATTAGAAGTTATTAGTTTATTCAACCCAGATCGGAGGAACGCTTGAGTGGAACATACTTTTAAGCAGGTGAGAATGAATATAAGCTGCCAGAAAGCCGATGAAAATCCATGATAAGAACAGAACTCACCTGCTGATGATGACGTTTCACCTGATTAGAAAAAAAGTCATAAAATCGGgagttataaacaaataatatagATTTGCCGGTTATTTGAAAAgctttaattaacaaaattcctatttttgtaataaataacATATGAACTTGCGAGATAAGGTAAATTACCAAGCGGAAGTACCAAACCATTTCTTTTATCTCAACTTTTGGGTTCGGGGAAAATGTCTGCTTATCTTTGGGTTCTTATTTAATGTGTGCCACTCGAAaaagatatatgtatgtatgtgccaACGTTTCtgtatatttctttaatgtaCTTCCAGTTCTTGAGGAAAAACCACGTTGCAGTGACAAAGACAAACACAGCAAACACCTGAGCTAACAATCCAATATCACCTGTATTAATGGTTCACATAGCGATTTCTACAGCGACCACGTAGCCACGGATATCCGGAAAAGATGCGGCGACCCAATCTCAAGTGGATAGTGAAGgcctcgctgctgctgctgatctcCCTCACACTCTTCATAGTGATCACCAGCTGGATCTCCTCCAGTCCGTACACCAATAAGCCCGTTCATCATGGTGGCGTGGAGCCAATGCCCGAAAATGCTGGTCTCTCCGGCGATGTGCAGCCCAGGTTGCCAGCTATAAGGCAGCCAGAGGTTAAAAAGGAACAGGAACCGGATTTTGAAGAGGATCCCGAGCTGCAAAAGGTGGATGAACCGGAACCAGGCGATGCGGAGGTCCATAATCCGCGACCAGCGGACGATGAACCCGCGCAGCAGCCACAGGAGGAGCTACAGATGGCTCCGCCGGCGGATGCTTCGGTGAAGAAGGATTGGCACGACTACACGGCCATGGAGAAGGATGCCAAGCGAGTGGGTCTCGGCGAGAAGGGCAAGGCCGCCACGCTGGACGATGAATCGCAGCGGGATTTGGAGAAACGCATGTCCCTGGAAAACGGATTTAATGCCCTGCTCTCGGATTCCATATCGGTCAACCGCTCGCTGCCCGACATCCGTCATCCTCTGTGAGTTTTACTCTATAAATTATAACTTTTTGGGGAACTCAGTAGCTATGATAAGACTTGGGTTCTCAAAATTTGTATCCATTAATGTAGATTTCTCTTTATGTGCAGAAAAGCTTATCATCAAGCATGCTCCATATCACGTTTATTGTGATAATAATGCGATAAAAAACGTTGTTTTctgttatttacatttttattatggaaatctaaaaatagtttataaacaaaattataaagcaGACTATTTGAAGAGTGTGTTCTGCTTATTTAGAGATTATAACAACCGTTCTAAGAAACTTTCCCattcatttataaaaaaactatatCTAGAAAAACTCAATTATTTGacaacataatttttttttgtcatttttatataaatcgtatagaactggaaaaaatatttaaatacataagaatatttaaacatCGCGATTTCCTATTTTATAGCTTATCGCAatcgttaaaaaaatgttcctaTTTATTACTAACACAATaacctattttttaaaaatttcgaaCTATTTTTTCAACTATTTTTCCAGCTGCCGCAAGAAAGAGTACGTGACCAAGCTGCCCACTGTCAGTGTGATCATAATTTTCTACAACGAATACCTGAGCGTGCTGATGCGCTCGGTTCACAGCCTGATCAACCGCTCGCCGCCGGAGCTGCTGAAGGAAATAATCCTAGTGGACGATCACAGCGATCGGGAGTATTTGGGTCACGATCTGGAGGCCTACATTGCGGAGCATTTCAAGTGGGTTCGCGTGGTGCGGCTGCCAAAGCGCACGGGTTTGATTGGCGCGCGAGCAGCGGGCGCTAGGAATGCCACTGCCGAGGTGCTCATCTTCCTGGACTCGCACGTCGAGGCCAACTACAACTGGTTGCCACCGCTGCTGGAACCGATTGCCCTCAACAAACGCACTGCCGTTTGTCCCTTTATCGATGTAATAGATCACAAGAACTTCAACTACCGGGCGCAGGATGAGGGAGCCCGCGGCGCCTTCGACTGGGAGTTCTTCTACAAACGGCTGCCTTTGCTGGAGGAGGATCTCAAGCACCCGGCCGATCCCTTCAAGAGTCCCGTCATGGCCGGCGGTCTGTTTGCCATTTCCACGGAGTTCTTCTGGGAACTGGGCGGCTACGACGAGGGTCTGGACATCTGGGGCGGCGAGCAGTACGAGCTGAGCTTCAAGATCTGGATGTGCGGCGGTGAGATGTACGATGCTCCGTGCTCTCGCATCGGTCATATATATCGCGGGCCTCGCAACCATCAGCCGAGTCCCAGGAAGGGCGACTATTTGCACAAGGTGAGTAGATAGGGAATAAAAAGAAGGCCATTTAGATGGGACTAACTCTATGAAACCTTAAAGAAAGTTATACTTTTAgaattctaaacgatctaataTAAAACCTGTTATTGAAAATGAGCCATATAATTCCAGTCATCATCAAGAAGACACGccctttaatttgttttttgacaGAGAAACTAGTTTCTTCGTCTTACTACGAACTCcattaaacttattttatctGTTTAACTGCTTAAATTTAGCAAaatttagtaatttttaacttgcaagaatgaaattttttttaagcagtAAATTTGGCATGTTGCTGCTAAATATAAAAGCAGATATTTACACCAATATAATCTTGGTGGGATATCTTTATTTGTTACTTATGTTTACTTATGAAGATTTAGGGCGATGAACTTGACACTTGGTtgttaaaacttattttaaacaatGCGGAAAGATCCCAACAAAGCTGATTTCTGCACTTCTTTtacacagaaacaaaaattctatatgaaatagggtcagTTCTGctttatttgatatcaatCAAAAAGCCGATATgttttatgtaaaatttatgatttaaacatattaacttaatgttttatcatttcaaaaaaaataccaaatttagtatctttttaataaatagtgtaaaataagataaacataatctttattcatatcaaaatgatatgaaaattgaccagcacatgtcaatctgatcttttgtcaattttttcctGTGAACTTTTCtaagttaatttaattgtttgtaACATAAAAACCTTTCTTATTCTTcagaataattattattttttataattaacatATTTCCATCTTGTTTCTCCAGAACTACAAGCGCGTTGCGGAGGTTTGGATGGACGAGTACAAGAACTACCTGTACAGCCACGGCGATGGACTGTACGAGAGTGTGGATCCTGGAGATCTGACCGCCCAGAAGGCCATTCGCACAAAGCTGAAGTGCAAGTCCTTCAAGTGGTTCATGGAGGAGGTGGCCTTTGATCTGATGAAGACCTATCCGCCCATAGATCCGCCCTCGTATGCCATGGGCGCCATACAGAGTGTGGGAAATACGAACCTTTGCCTGGACACGATGGGCCGGAAGAAGCACAACAAGATGGGGATGTATCAGTGTGCCAACGATATAAAGATACCGCAGCGGACGCAGTTCTGGGAGCTGAGCTGGAAACGAGACTTGCGGCTGAGGCGAAAGAAGGAGTGCCTGGACGTACAGATCTGGGATGCCAATGCGCCCGTCTGGCTGTGGGACTGTCATATGCAGGGTGGCAATCAGTACTGGTACTACGACTACCGCCAGAAGCTGCTGAAGCACGGAACGGAGGGCAGAAGGTGCCTGGAGTTGCTGCCCTTCTCACAGGAGGTGGTGGCCAACAAATGCGATCCGGAGAATCGATTCCAGCACTGGAACTTTGGCTCCTACAATCAAACGGCGCTGGACAACTACTCGCAGGACCTCGTCCTCAGCCTTTAACCTTTAACGATAGTAACACTTGCCATGTACTTAAAGAACTTCGATGTAAATAACTAGGCTAGTTAGGTTGTACGGCTGTTTACGGCCCATTTACAATTTACCCCGACTCAAGCGCACATTTCCATTAAGCAATAGCCGTGTGTATCTTTATGAATAGTCCATCTCAAAGTAATTccaattgttttggaattttgtttggttttaaacaaaattcgaaatatattattattattattaaaaatcatagTGAGCGCAAGCCTTGCAAAATGACTTTTTCTGGAGAAGAATGGTTTTGGCCGCGAAGATTTTGGGTATACTGGTCAACTTGGCTTTTTTTCCCTTAAAATActgaatttggtattttatatgatatgataacatatcaagttgatatgtttgaatcataaatttgacataaatcatAACGGCTTCTTATTGATTCGGTCCACCATAACAGcattaacaataaataaatgtcttatcgaaagggtataaaaacttacGGGTGTAaacattatatattttacggTATGAAGTAGGCTTGTTGATTTTTGAACTTCactgtatttgattttatttgttatacgCTGACGTCATTGAATACTTAAAAGAAAGGCTAGTGGTAGAAAAAATGGTTATTTCAGTCTCAATTTTAATCCCTTGTTAATTAGATCTTGTAggaaacataaaatattttgttgataTCGTGGTTTTAGTGAGAAAACTGCATTATTTCTACAAATGCATAATTTGGGTCTGAAGAAAATGGGTCCCAAGTGCACTTTCaatcttaaatttgttaatttaaattattaccaTGGGCATGATTAAGATTG
It contains:
- the mRpS35 gene encoding small ribosomal subunit protein mS35, encoding MSASLTRLWERLPLKKQAAQSSIRVFSNQEQQQQPEVDDDEEFRVLSLRTVKQQFQRRQQVRRDPITPPRTGRMAVDQDWTAVWPGPRSFHPASVPLPLRQGFTERGAAAPSKFANAELMKIPNFLHLTPPAIRQQCEAIKKFCTPWPKGLETEAKWQRHFPVEVTTTDFCHSLPTIRNPEARKVTIKLKLSDLKFDSHARDKFLRLVGDRYNKETDILTFVTDRCPQKKQNYDYALYLLTACYHESFVTEPWEASKSEADMEVYLFDSNQSKLSAEGILNWNAKEGAPKVAPSKSYADCVEQLINEGENEYNLGKYKEEVKKLLNIA
- the Pgant6 gene encoding N-acetylgalactosaminyltransferase 6; the encoded protein is MRRPNLKWIVKASLLLLISLTLFIVITSWISSSPYTNKPVHHGGVEPMPENAGLSGDVQPRLPAIRQPEVKKEQEPDFEEDPELQKVDEPEPGDAEVHNPRPADDEPAQQPQEELQMAPPADASVKKDWHDYTAMEKDAKRVGLGEKGKAATLDDESQRDLEKRMSLENGFNALLSDSISVNRSLPDIRHPLCRKKEYVTKLPTVSVIIIFYNEYLSVLMRSVHSLINRSPPELLKEIILVDDHSDREYLGHDLEAYIAEHFKWVRVVRLPKRTGLIGARAAGARNATAEVLIFLDSHVEANYNWLPPLLEPIALNKRTAVCPFIDVIDHKNFNYRAQDEGARGAFDWEFFYKRLPLLEEDLKHPADPFKSPVMAGGLFAISTEFFWELGGYDEGLDIWGGEQYELSFKIWMCGGEMYDAPCSRIGHIYRGPRNHQPSPRKGDYLHKNYKRVAEVWMDEYKNYLYSHGDGLYESVDPGDLTAQKAIRTKLKCKSFKWFMEEVAFDLMKTYPPIDPPSYAMGAIQSVGNTNLCLDTMGRKKHNKMGMYQCANDIKIPQRTQFWELSWKRDLRLRRKKECLDVQIWDANAPVWLWDCHMQGGNQYWYYDYRQKLLKHGTEGRRCLELLPFSQEVVANKCDPENRFQHWNFGSYNQTALDNYSQDLVLSL